Proteins from a genomic interval of Zerene cesonia ecotype Mississippi unplaced genomic scaffold, Zerene_cesonia_1.1 Zces_u001, whole genome shotgun sequence:
- the LOC119838137 gene encoding uncharacterized protein LOC119838137, whose product MFLETLDPFPGMDDNEVTNYLYAKSLEIEPRPPAKPTPKFPRKYPELSVKPVKISRRSHDHHHSTTSISSSEDSMSVAQLSPTSTCTWDGASLASLPIHHDDRSDRSLTSPRLERSSSSSLAQLGQLSLFDKLAFFDKSKSVATLNANSRNSMSARDEPPSPRDNHSPRHDRCNSTSSVGAMGPLSTGSSGTVGRSSRGALSPRPAIVDAELFYSRSMDHLACRRQEQVSGRDTCLCVYIYLFIMLYCTKQKVNLIQNNDSMMFRTKGVLIARQQSLPGNLVGKDV is encoded by the exons GCTGGACCCGTTCCCCGGCATGGACGACAACGAGGTGACCAACTACCTGTACGCCAAGAGTCTGGAGATCGAGCCGCGGCCGCCCGCGAAGCCTACGCCTAAGTTT CCGCGAAAGTACCCGGAGCTGTCGGTGAAGCCCGTGAAGATATCTCGCCGCTCGCACGACCACCATCACTCGACGACCAGCATATCCAGCAGCGAGGACTCGATGA GTGTCGCCCAATTGTCGCCAACGAGTACATGCACGTGGGACGGCGCCTCGCTCGCCTCGCTGCCGATACACCACGACGACCGGA GTGATAGATCGCTGACGAGCCCCCGGCTGGAGCGCTCCAGCTCCAGCTCGCTGGCGCAGCTCGGCCAGCTCAGCCTGTTCGACAAGCTCGCCTTCTTCGACAAGAGCAAATCCGTGGCGACACTCAACGCTAACTCCAG GAACAGTATGTCGGCGAGGGATGAACCGCCATCGCCGAGGGACAACCATTCGCCAAGGCACGACCG TTGCAACAGCACGAGCAGCGTCGGGGCCATGGGGCCCTTGTCCACGGGGAGCTCGGGGACGGTGGGCCGCTCCAGCCGCGGGGCGTTGTCCCCCCGCCCCGCCATCGTGGACGCCGAGCTGTTCTATTCGAGGAGTATGGACCACCTGGCCTGCAGGCGACAGGAGCAGGTCAGTGGGAGAGATAcatgtttgtgtgtatatatctatttatttataatgctttattgtacaaaacagaaagtGAATCTTATACAGAATAATGACTCAATGATGTTTCGTACAAAAGGCGTCCTTATTGctagacagcaatctctgccaggcaacctggtaggaaaGGATGTGTAA